DNA from Streptomyces sp. NBC_01476:
CTGGCTGCTGGGCGCGCCCGACGTCCTGCTCCCCGACGGGCACCCGGCGCTGGCCGAGGTGGACCGGCTCAACGACGAGGGTCTGCGGGTCCTGCTGCTCGGCCACAGCGAACGCGCCCTGGACGACGCCAAGGTGGCCGCCGAGGTGACGCCGTACGCGCTGGTCGTCCTGGAGCAGCGGCTGCGGCCGGACGCGGGCGACACCTTGCGCTACTTCGCCGAGCAGGACGTGCACGCCAAGGTGATCTCCGGCGACAACGCGGTGTCGGTCGGCGCGGTCGCCGCCAAGCTCGGCCTGCCCGGCGCGGAACACCCGGTGGACGCACGGCGGTTGCCGGCCGATCAGGACGCCATGGCGGCGGTGCTCGACGAGGGCTCGGTCTTCGGCCGGGTCACCCCGCAGCAGAAGCGGGAGATGGTCGGGGCGCTGCAGTCACGCGGCCACAACGTCGCGATGACCGGTGACGGCGTCAACGACGTACTCGCCCTGAAGGACGCGGACATCGGCGTCTCCATGGGCTCCGGCTCCGAGGCCACCCGGGCGGTCGCCCAGATCGTGCTGCTCGACAACAGCTTCGCGACGCTGCCTTCGGTGGTCGCCGAGGGCCGCCGGGTGATCGGCAACATCACCCGGGTCGCCACGCTCTTCCTCACCAAGACGGTCTTCTCGGTGCTGCTCGCGCTGCTGGTGGTGTGCTGGCAGATCCCGTACCCCTTCCTGCCACGGCACTTGACGCTGCTCTCCACCCTCACCATCGGCGTCCCGGCCTTCTTCCTGGCCCTGGCCCCCAACAAGGAGCGTGCCCGGCCGCACTTCGTCCGCCGGGTGATGCGGTACGCCACACCGGCCGGCCTCATCTGCGGCACCACGGCCTTCGTCGCTTACCTGGTGGCCCGCCACCACTACACCGGAGCGGGCGCGATCGACGCCGAGACCAGTGCGGCGACCCTCACCCTCTTCCTGATGGAGGTGTGGGTGCTGGCGATCGTCGCCCGCCCCTACACCTGGTGGCGCGTCGGCCTCGTGCTGGCGATGTGCGGCGGCTTCCTCGTCGTGCTGGTCACGCCGTGGCTGCAGCGCGTCTTCGCCCTCAAGCTGGTCGGCACCCAGATCCCCTGGACCGCGGTGGGGATCGCCGCGGCCGGCGGGGTCGCCCTGGAATGTGTCTGGGCCTTCGCCCGCCGCCGCGACGTGTGAGGGGCCGGCTTCCCTTCCGGCGGCGCCCTACCGGGCCGCCACCGACAGCAGGACGTCCACCAGGCGCTCGGCGGCGTCGGGGCGGCCGTAGGTGCGCGCCCGCTGGGCGATGGCGGTGCGGACGCCGGCG
Protein-coding regions in this window:
- a CDS encoding HAD-IC family P-type ATPase, coding for MTERTEVAATRNQGLTSGEVARRVERGEVNDVPVRSSRSTTEIVRANVFTRFNAIIGVLFLIILVVGPIQDGLFGFVIVANTAIGIIQELRAKKTLDSLAVIGESKPTVRRDGTAAEISTSAIVLGDLIELGPGDKVVVDGEVVEAESLEIDESLLTGEADPVLKHPGDTVMSGSFVVAGGGAFTATKVGREAYAAQLADEASRFTLVNSELRNGISEILKYVTWMMIPTSVGLIISQFTVESSDWREAVRRTVGGITPMVPEGLVLLTSVAFAIGVIRLGRKQCLVQELPAIEGLARVDVVCLDKTGTLTEGGMDVTGLRALDGADEQYAARVLAALGGADPRPNASLQAIIDAYPPAGADGWQAGAALPFSSARKYSGASLTEPGAAARTWLLGAPDVLLPDGHPALAEVDRLNDEGLRVLLLGHSERALDDAKVAAEVTPYALVVLEQRLRPDAGDTLRYFAEQDVHAKVISGDNAVSVGAVAAKLGLPGAEHPVDARRLPADQDAMAAVLDEGSVFGRVTPQQKREMVGALQSRGHNVAMTGDGVNDVLALKDADIGVSMGSGSEATRAVAQIVLLDNSFATLPSVVAEGRRVIGNITRVATLFLTKTVFSVLLALLVVCWQIPYPFLPRHLTLLSTLTIGVPAFFLALAPNKERARPHFVRRVMRYATPAGLICGTTAFVAYLVARHHYTGAGAIDAETSAATLTLFLMEVWVLAIVARPYTWWRVGLVLAMCGGFLVVLVTPWLQRVFALKLVGTQIPWTAVGIAAAGGVALECVWAFARRRDV